GCCACTGAGCGGGCATCTCCCTAAACATTCCTTATTGCAAGTCTCTCTGCAATACCTCGCATTTTGCCTTAGCCCATTGGGTTCGATGCCTTGCTTATCGCAAGGCATCTATGACAAGGGAGGGCTCACGCCCTCCCTAAAACCTACCTTTTCCCAAAGCACAAAGGCTTTTATTCAAGGTTCCTCTGCAATACTTCGCATTTTGCCTTAGCCCACTCTTCAAATGTATCGTCGGCGAGGTGGTCCTTCGCTTCTTGCATCAAATGCAGGTAAAAGTGCAGATTGTGGATGCTGGCGAGCGTGTAGCCGAGCGATTCGCCGGCGTGGTGCAGGTGACGCAAGTAGGCGCGGCTGAAGTTGCGGCAGCAGTAGCAGTCGCAATTCGGGTCGACCGGCTTGTCGTATTCTTCGGCATGGCGGGCTGCCTTGTAGCGGAGTACGCCTTCGCTTGTGAAGAGCATGCCGTTACGGGCGTTACGCGTCGGCATCACGCAGTCGAACATGTCGACGCCGCGACCGATTAATTCCAGCAAGTTCCACGGTGTTCCGACGCCCATCACATAGCGCGGGTGGTCTGTGGGCAAGTAGTCCGTGCAGAAGTCTGCAATCTCGTACATCGTTTCGGTCGGTTCACCGACGGAAAGTCCGCCCATGGCGTAGCCATCGGGACCAAGTTCTGCGATGCGTTCAATGGCCTGCTTGCGCAAATGCGTGTGCATGCCGCCTTGTATAATTCCAAAGAACTGCTGATCGTAACCGTGAATCGGCGGGTGCTCCTTGAGCCATTCCATCGCTTCGGCAGTCCAGCGAAGCGTGTAGTTTAAGCTGTGTTCCGCTTCCTTGACCGTGCTCGGGTACGGCGTGCATTCGTCGAGCGCCATAATGATATCCGCGCCGATTTCGCGTTGGGCGTTCATCACGCTTGCCGGGCTAAAAAAGTGCTTGGAACCGTCGAAAATGCTCCTGAATTCAACGCCTTCAGGCTTAATCTTGCGAAGTTCCTTCAAGCTCCACACCTGGAATCCACCGCTGTCCGTGAGCACCGGGCCGTTCCAGCTCATGAACTTGTGGATGCCGCCTGCGGCCGCAATTTTCGGCGTTGTGGGGCGCAAGTACAAGTGGTACGTGTTGGCGAGGATTATCTGGGCCTTGATGTCTTCCTTGAGTTGAGCGGGTGTTACGGCCTTTACGGTCGCTTCGGTGCCTACCGGCATAAAAATCGGCGTTTGGATGTCGCCGTGGTCGGTGTGCAAAACACCCAGACGAGCCTTGGATTTCTTCGACGTCTTTTTCAGTTCAAAACGGTTCATGGTCGCAAATGTAGAATTTTATGAAATGGATGTGAAGACATTTTTTTCGCTCTGTCACCCCGGCCTCTGTGCCGGGGTCGGCGTTTTATTTGTCATTCCCGCCTCCGAGCGGGAATCTCCCTTCGTGCAAAAATGAAAAAAGACTCGATTTACATCGAGTCTTTTTCTGCGGTCGGACAGACTTGAACTGTCATGAGATTGCTCCCACT
The DNA window shown above is from Fibrobacter sp. UWB2 and carries:
- the tgt gene encoding tRNA guanosine(34) transglycosylase Tgt, with the translated sequence MNRFELKKTSKKSKARLGVLHTDHGDIQTPIFMPVGTEATVKAVTPAQLKEDIKAQIILANTYHLYLRPTTPKIAAAGGIHKFMSWNGPVLTDSGGFQVWSLKELRKIKPEGVEFRSIFDGSKHFFSPASVMNAQREIGADIIMALDECTPYPSTVKEAEHSLNYTLRWTAEAMEWLKEHPPIHGYDQQFFGIIQGGMHTHLRKQAIERIAELGPDGYAMGGLSVGEPTETMYEIADFCTDYLPTDHPRYVMGVGTPWNLLELIGRGVDMFDCVMPTRNARNGMLFTSEGVLRYKAARHAEEYDKPVDPNCDCYCCRNFSRAYLRHLHHAGESLGYTLASIHNLHFYLHLMQEAKDHLADDTFEEWAKAKCEVLQRNLE